In Paenibacillus guangzhouensis, a single window of DNA contains:
- a CDS encoding carbohydrate ABC transporter permease → MNASIPEPGRVVPSPAPKRQPGKYAELWKTMKQQKQGYVLLAPYFILFFIFTAFPVVMAFALSFTYYNVLESPKWVGWENYATLFLKDEIFLVALKNTLLFALITGPLSYIACFMLAWLINELSPKIRAVVTLLFYAPSISGNVYLIWQVAFSGDSFGYVNAFLMKWGFILEPIQWLQDPKYMLIIIMIVQLWLSLGTAFLAFIAGLQSMDRTLIEAGAIDGVKNRWQELWYITLPSMRPQLLFGAVMQISSSFAVAEVATSMVGFPSPQYAAHTIVTHLNDYGTIRFEMGYACAIATILFVIMLGSNMIIQRLLRKVGE, encoded by the coding sequence ATGAACGCAAGTATACCAGAACCCGGACGCGTTGTTCCGTCGCCAGCTCCGAAGAGACAGCCAGGCAAGTACGCAGAACTGTGGAAAACGATGAAACAGCAGAAGCAAGGGTATGTGCTGCTCGCGCCTTATTTTATCTTATTCTTCATCTTCACGGCGTTTCCCGTCGTGATGGCATTTGCCCTTAGCTTTACTTACTACAACGTGCTCGAATCGCCGAAATGGGTAGGCTGGGAGAATTATGCGACGTTGTTCCTGAAAGATGAGATTTTCCTCGTCGCGCTGAAGAATACATTGTTGTTCGCGCTCATCACGGGTCCGCTCAGCTATATTGCCTGCTTCATGCTGGCCTGGCTCATCAATGAGCTGTCGCCGAAGATTCGCGCCGTCGTAACGCTGCTATTCTACGCACCCTCGATATCCGGGAATGTGTATTTGATCTGGCAGGTGGCGTTCTCTGGCGACTCCTTCGGGTACGTAAATGCCTTCCTCATGAAGTGGGGATTCATTCTCGAGCCGATTCAATGGCTGCAAGATCCAAAATACATGCTCATCATCATCATGATCGTGCAGCTATGGCTTAGTCTGGGGACGGCCTTCCTGGCGTTCATCGCAGGACTGCAGAGCATGGACCGTACCTTGATTGAAGCGGGAGCCATCGATGGGGTGAAGAACCGTTGGCAGGAGCTGTGGTATATTACCCTGCCTTCGATGCGCCCGCAATTGCTGTTCGGCGCCGTCATGCAAATCTCGAGCTCCTTCGCTGTCGCTGAAGTAGCGACGAGCATGGTTGGCTTCCCGAGTCCACAGTACGCTGCGCATACGATCGTCACGCATTTGAACGACTACGGTACGATTCGATTCGAGATGGGCTACGCTTGTGCGATTGCGACGATTTTGTTCGTGATTATGTTAGGCTCGAACATGATTATTCAGAGGCTGCTCAGGAAGGTGGGTGAATAG
- a CDS encoding carbohydrate ABC transporter permease: MQLQFRLRREKKVNRSMPVDIAIFVLLAAAGAFMAVPFVFMISTALKPLDEMFLFPPTFIVRTPTLDNFYDLFLIFANSWVPLSRYIFNTFFVAFLGTAGHVILASMAAYPLAKMNIPGKNFLFGLVVLSLMFASQVTSIPTYLTMTWVGLLNTYWSLIFPAFATSLGLFLMKQFMEQIPDSLLEAAKIDGASEYRIFWKIVMPIVKPAWLTLIIFSFKGLWGTGSGSQGASYIYSEQLKTMDYAFSQILSGGFVRSGPMAAAALIMMIVPVAIFIFTQSNVIQTMSTSGMKD; this comes from the coding sequence ATGCAACTCCAATTTCGGTTACGGAGAGAGAAAAAAGTAAACCGTTCGATGCCGGTCGATATCGCGATTTTCGTGCTGCTGGCTGCAGCGGGTGCGTTCATGGCGGTTCCCTTTGTCTTCATGATTAGTACGGCGCTCAAGCCGCTAGACGAGATGTTTCTATTCCCGCCGACCTTTATCGTTCGTACGCCGACGCTGGATAACTTCTACGATCTGTTCCTGATCTTCGCGAACTCGTGGGTACCGTTATCCAGATATATCTTCAACACCTTTTTCGTCGCTTTCCTAGGGACGGCAGGCCATGTCATTCTCGCCTCGATGGCAGCGTATCCGCTCGCCAAGATGAACATTCCAGGCAAGAACTTCTTGTTCGGTCTTGTCGTGCTGTCGCTTATGTTCGCATCGCAGGTGACGTCGATACCAACGTATTTGACCATGACATGGGTCGGACTGCTGAATACGTATTGGTCGCTGATCTTCCCGGCTTTTGCGACATCGCTTGGACTCTTCCTCATGAAGCAGTTCATGGAGCAGATTCCCGATTCGCTGCTTGAAGCGGCGAAGATCGATGGGGCGAGCGAATATCGGATTTTCTGGAAAATCGTGATGCCGATCGTGAAGCCCGCGTGGCTCACGCTCATTATTTTCTCGTTCAAAGGGTTATGGGGAACGGGTTCGGGGAGCCAAGGCGCCTCGTACATTTACAGCGAGCAGCTCAAGACGATGGACTATGCCTTTAGCCAGATCTTATCCGGCGGTTTCGTCCGCTCCGGTCCGATGGCAGCCGCTGCCCTTATCATGATGATCGTGCCCGTGGCGATATTTATATTCACGCAAAGCAATGTCATTCAGACGATGTCGACATCGGGGATGAAAGATTAA
- a CDS encoding YIP1 family protein, with protein MAIRKITVWLFIIMLLAGSTPAEAAVPDHGYNYSYWREAEPAPYPYISEIEVYGSELGIGDFNDPQDVYVSGRHHIYIADTSNNRIVHLDETGKLVRVIASFDNAGKQDTFNKPNGVFVDPDDNVYIADTQNSRVVQLTDEGKLLKVFGPPVSSIIPKEFQYFPLKLSVDKTNRLYVVAQGAFEGMMEFDTEGNFRGYVGTNKVRFSPVDLFWKRFSTKEQSSQMQLFLPVEFSNLDLDDRGFIYAVSSEANAPEPIKRINPGGEDILRREGYFDPVGDVSAIQVDAAKQTTIQNAGSSVFVDVIYDESGMYSALDSKRNRIFTYNNDGNMLYQFGGTGTSVDHFQKPTAMDMLGDRMIVLDGGTNRLVIFRPTRYGSLIREGVKLHYNGKDDQAAKSWEEVLKLNANFDIAYIGIGKALLKKGDNKQAMEYFKNGNNRKYYSQALKRYRTEYMWNNFGTMMTILFLAVAAIVAGRLYVRRRVATTAHYIDTGIIKMPFRTMVRPFSSFWELKYEQKGKVWIALSILILVVLTMILKRQYAGFIVNFNKLDELNSVDELKFIVLPFLLFCISNWSLTTLMDGEGKFKDIVMAVGYATLPLVIIFLPQVLFSNVITIDETPFYYLLDSVAYLWFGWLLFIGTMTVHQYTIGKTILTLILTVLVMAFIVFLGLLCFSLVQQMITFLEALYREIIVRL; from the coding sequence GTGGCGATCAGGAAGATAACGGTCTGGCTGTTCATTATCATGCTTCTTGCAGGGAGTACGCCGGCAGAAGCGGCTGTGCCGGATCATGGTTATAACTATTCGTACTGGAGAGAAGCGGAGCCAGCGCCTTATCCATATATAAGCGAGATTGAAGTGTACGGATCGGAACTTGGGATCGGGGATTTCAATGATCCCCAAGATGTGTACGTGAGCGGACGGCATCATATCTATATTGCGGACACGAGCAACAATCGAATCGTGCATCTGGATGAGACCGGGAAGTTGGTACGCGTCATTGCATCATTCGATAACGCAGGCAAACAGGATACATTCAATAAGCCGAATGGCGTGTTCGTCGATCCGGATGACAATGTGTACATTGCGGATACGCAGAACAGCCGGGTCGTTCAGCTGACGGATGAAGGGAAATTGCTGAAGGTGTTCGGGCCTCCGGTATCGAGCATCATCCCGAAGGAGTTCCAATACTTCCCGCTTAAGCTATCGGTAGATAAGACGAATCGGCTGTACGTCGTGGCCCAGGGCGCTTTTGAGGGCATGATGGAGTTTGATACAGAAGGGAATTTCCGCGGTTACGTCGGGACGAACAAGGTGCGATTCAGCCCTGTCGATCTCTTCTGGAAGAGGTTCTCCACGAAGGAACAGAGTAGTCAAATGCAATTATTCCTCCCCGTGGAATTCTCCAATTTGGATCTGGATGACCGCGGCTTTATCTATGCCGTCTCGTCGGAGGCCAATGCGCCGGAGCCGATCAAGCGGATCAATCCGGGCGGCGAGGATATTCTACGGCGTGAAGGATACTTCGATCCGGTCGGGGATGTGTCCGCCATTCAAGTCGATGCAGCGAAGCAGACGACGATTCAGAATGCCGGAAGCTCGGTCTTCGTCGATGTCATCTATGATGAGAGCGGGATGTACAGTGCGCTGGACTCGAAGCGCAATCGGATTTTTACGTATAACAACGATGGCAATATGCTGTACCAATTCGGCGGCACGGGAACGAGCGTGGACCATTTTCAGAAGCCGACGGCGATGGATATGTTAGGCGATCGGATGATCGTGCTTGACGGCGGGACGAACCGCTTGGTCATCTTCCGCCCAACCCGATATGGGTCGTTGATTCGCGAAGGTGTGAAGCTGCATTACAACGGCAAGGATGATCAAGCCGCGAAGAGCTGGGAAGAAGTGCTGAAGCTGAATGCGAACTTCGACATTGCCTATATCGGGATCGGGAAGGCGCTGCTCAAGAAGGGCGATAACAAGCAAGCGATGGAATATTTTAAGAATGGCAACAACCGCAAGTATTATTCCCAAGCCTTGAAGCGTTACCGGACGGAATATATGTGGAACAATTTCGGAACGATGATGACTATTCTCTTCTTGGCTGTGGCTGCGATTGTGGCTGGAAGGCTGTATGTGCGCCGAAGGGTTGCGACGACTGCGCATTACATCGATACGGGCATTATCAAAATGCCGTTCCGAACGATGGTACGCCCATTCAGCAGCTTCTGGGAGTTGAAGTACGAGCAGAAAGGCAAAGTCTGGATCGCGCTAAGCATTCTGATCTTGGTCGTCTTGACGATGATCTTGAAGCGGCAATATGCCGGATTCATCGTCAACTTCAACAAGCTAGACGAGCTGAACAGCGTAGATGAACTGAAATTCATTGTGCTGCCGTTCCTCTTATTCTGTATTTCGAATTGGTCGCTCACGACCTTGATGGATGGCGAAGGCAAATTCAAAGATATCGTGATGGCCGTCGGGTATGCCACGCTTCCGCTCGTTATTATTTTCCTACCGCAAGTGCTATTCAGCAATGTCATTACGATCGATGAGACACCGTTCTATTATCTGCTCGACTCGGTCGCTTACTTATGGTTCGGGTGGTTGTTGTTCATCGGAACGATGACCGTACATCAATATACGATCGGCAAAACAATACTGACGTTAATTCTGACCGTACTGGTGATGGCGTTTATCGTCTTCTTAGGTCTTCTCTGTTTCAGTTTAGTGCAGCAGATGATTACCTTCCTAGAGGCGTTATATCGCGAGATCATCGTGCGGTTGTAA
- a CDS encoding DUF5696 domain-containing protein, protein MRRKTVGWLVTGVALVLVVFVLGIRMMNQADDSEQAGAHATDNAANTEKSAEPTPFGASGASGPQLVAETQALALYIDPATTEISVKDKRSGHTWYSNPLDRESDKKAEGINRDNLSSQFSIAYNNDKGQNFYVNNFAEAIKRNQFEILKTEKGVKIVYQLGNFQKGMEAIPQIISKQRMNEMILNKLPDEGKKFEIEKRFKFDEVKQIYTRKEMPEYVVKDVVAILDSIGYTAEEAAKDNAQNQAGSQKTTAAARFTVPIEYYLDDENFMVEVPVREIKDTKEFPIDSIQVLEMFGAAGVDQQGYMFVPDGSGALIHLNNGKISVPQYDMPIYGKDQSLRDKDVVKEFKEAARLPVFGMKQSDQAFFCIIEEGDAIASVNADVSGRVNTYNRVSAKFLLKPMESFTYRAGSVKKDSPMFPVIYQGGIKLRYAFLPKESASYVGMAKYYQDYLVKNKSLTKLDASAETPFVLDLVGSISVRDTFLGIPYQSVQSLTSFEQAKSVLAMLKQRGVKQIQLRYSGWFNEGMNHDYPDDVDIDSALGGKSGLQDLIRYAHEQGIELYPDVSFLRVYTTGHGFKPKRDGVSFLFREGIAQYKTDLVMGGRGELDYYLLSPKKLPDLVTKFLKDYEPLQVGGLSLRDLGDLVISDVTSGRTIDREQSAAMIADSVKLLQERVGKTMVSGGNANVLPYTKTIVDAPLKSSKLNIADEEIPFYQLVLHGYMDYAGTPINMSPDQSYKSNVLKTLETGSNVYYQWFYEKPSAVRNTAFNDLYSASYTNWLDEAVQYYRETNDVMRGLRAQAIINHEKLADHVYRTTYENGTSITVNYNQTDVMVNGTSIAAEGYLVGGAGR, encoded by the coding sequence GTGAGACGGAAAACAGTAGGCTGGCTGGTGACCGGTGTGGCTCTGGTCCTTGTCGTCTTCGTTCTGGGGATTCGGATGATGAACCAGGCGGACGACTCCGAGCAGGCAGGTGCCCATGCGACGGACAACGCGGCGAACACAGAGAAATCTGCCGAACCTACCCCATTTGGCGCCAGCGGCGCGAGCGGACCTCAATTGGTGGCAGAGACGCAGGCGTTAGCGCTGTATATCGATCCGGCGACGACGGAGATTTCGGTGAAGGATAAGCGGAGCGGGCATACCTGGTATTCGAATCCGCTCGATCGTGAGTCGGATAAGAAGGCGGAAGGCATTAACCGCGATAATCTATCTTCGCAGTTCTCGATCGCTTATAACAACGATAAAGGCCAGAACTTCTACGTGAACAATTTCGCTGAGGCAATCAAGCGCAATCAATTCGAAATTCTCAAGACCGAGAAGGGGGTCAAAATTGTCTACCAGCTCGGCAACTTCCAGAAAGGGATGGAGGCCATCCCGCAGATCATCAGCAAGCAGCGCATGAACGAGATGATCTTGAACAAACTTCCCGACGAAGGGAAGAAGTTCGAAATTGAGAAACGCTTCAAATTCGATGAAGTGAAACAGATCTATACCCGCAAAGAAATGCCGGAGTATGTCGTCAAAGACGTCGTTGCCATTCTAGATTCCATCGGCTATACGGCGGAAGAAGCGGCGAAGGATAACGCGCAGAATCAAGCGGGAAGTCAGAAGACGACGGCGGCGGCAAGGTTCACCGTGCCAATCGAATATTATCTGGACGATGAGAACTTCATGGTAGAGGTTCCCGTACGAGAGATTAAAGATACGAAGGAGTTCCCGATTGACTCCATCCAAGTGCTCGAAATGTTCGGCGCAGCGGGGGTGGATCAGCAAGGATACATGTTCGTTCCTGACGGGTCGGGCGCATTGATTCATTTGAACAATGGAAAAATCTCGGTTCCGCAATATGACATGCCGATTTATGGCAAGGATCAGTCGCTGCGAGACAAAGATGTCGTGAAGGAATTCAAGGAAGCTGCGAGACTGCCTGTATTCGGGATGAAGCAGAGCGATCAGGCCTTCTTTTGCATCATTGAAGAGGGAGACGCGATCGCGTCGGTGAATGCGGATGTCAGCGGCCGGGTCAATACGTATAACCGCGTCAGTGCTAAGTTCTTGCTCAAGCCGATGGAGTCGTTCACGTATCGCGCGGGGAGTGTGAAAAAAGATAGTCCAATGTTCCCGGTGATCTACCAAGGCGGAATTAAGCTGCGCTACGCGTTCCTGCCGAAGGAATCTGCAAGCTATGTCGGCATGGCGAAGTATTATCAAGACTATCTAGTGAAGAACAAGTCGCTCACCAAGCTGGATGCATCCGCGGAGACCCCGTTTGTACTGGATCTGGTCGGTTCGATCTCCGTTCGGGATACGTTCCTCGGCATTCCATATCAATCGGTGCAATCGCTAACCAGCTTCGAGCAAGCAAAATCGGTGCTTGCGATGCTGAAGCAGCGCGGCGTGAAGCAGATTCAACTTCGTTATTCGGGATGGTTCAATGAGGGCATGAATCATGATTACCCCGATGATGTCGATATCGATTCCGCCCTAGGCGGGAAATCGGGCCTTCAAGATTTAATCCGATATGCTCATGAGCAAGGCATCGAACTCTACCCGGATGTGTCCTTCTTACGGGTGTACACGACTGGACATGGGTTTAAGCCTAAGCGGGACGGAGTGAGCTTCTTGTTCCGGGAAGGCATTGCGCAGTACAAGACGGATCTTGTGATGGGGGGCCGCGGAGAGCTGGATTATTATCTTCTCTCGCCGAAGAAGCTGCCAGACCTCGTGACGAAGTTCTTGAAGGACTACGAACCTCTGCAAGTAGGAGGCCTGTCGCTGCGTGATCTGGGCGATCTGGTGATCTCAGATGTCACGTCGGGGAGAACCATCGATCGCGAGCAGAGTGCGGCGATGATCGCGGATAGCGTGAAGCTGCTGCAAGAGCGGGTAGGTAAGACGATGGTGAGCGGCGGCAATGCGAACGTACTGCCTTATACGAAGACGATCGTCGATGCGCCGTTGAAGAGCAGCAAGCTCAACATTGCGGATGAGGAAATCCCATTCTATCAATTGGTATTGCATGGCTATATGGATTACGCGGGAACTCCGATCAATATGAGTCCGGATCAGAGCTATAAATCGAATGTGCTGAAGACGCTCGAGACCGGCTCCAATGTGTACTATCAGTGGTTCTATGAGAAGCCTTCGGCTGTGCGCAATACGGCATTTAACGATTTGTATTCGGCGAGTTATACGAACTGGCTGGATGAAGCGGTTCAGTATTACCGGGAGACAAACGACGTGATGAGAGGGCTTCGCGCGCAGGCGATCATTAATCATGAGAAGCTCGCAGATCATGTGTATCGCACGACGTATGAGAACGGGACATCGATTACCGTGAACTATAATCAGACGGACGTGATGGTGAACGGTACCAGCATCGCGGCGGAAGGTTACTTAGTAGGGGGTGCAGGGCGATGA
- a CDS encoding carbohydrate ABC transporter permease, protein MKKGLTMSQKKSWIGVMFVAPWFIGFVFLFAIPLYESLVYSFNNLTVALNGFDTKFAGLKFYQEIFYKHPTFNRILMDSIVSLLVNIPSIVIFSLFAASLLNQKFRGRVLARAIFFLPVLLATNLLSIEQSSDLASVAQTVTGGVDGTGFTSSELETLMLQSGFGSELTSYITGSVNRIYEIISHSGVQILVFLAGLQSVSPSLYEAAKIEGATGYEAFWKITFPMVSPLILTNIVYTVIDSYNYNKLSVLINETAFKALNFSLSAAMSWVYFIVTSIILLILIRAVSTKVFYHD, encoded by the coding sequence ATGAAGAAAGGGCTAACGATGTCGCAGAAAAAATCGTGGATCGGCGTCATGTTCGTCGCGCCATGGTTCATCGGGTTCGTATTCTTATTCGCGATTCCGCTATACGAATCGCTCGTGTACAGCTTCAATAACCTTACGGTCGCATTAAATGGGTTCGATACGAAATTCGCAGGCTTGAAATTTTATCAAGAGATTTTCTACAAGCATCCTACCTTCAATCGTATTTTAATGGATTCGATCGTGAGCTTGCTTGTTAACATTCCATCGATCGTAATCTTCAGTTTGTTCGCTGCCTCTTTACTGAATCAGAAATTTCGCGGCAGGGTGCTGGCTCGGGCGATCTTCTTCCTCCCGGTATTGCTCGCGACGAATTTACTCTCCATTGAGCAGAGCAGCGATCTGGCCAGCGTGGCGCAGACGGTAACCGGCGGCGTGGATGGAACGGGGTTCACGAGTTCGGAGCTGGAGACCTTGATGCTGCAATCCGGCTTCGGCAGCGAGTTAACTTCATACATTACCGGTTCGGTGAATCGGATTTATGAGATTATTAGTCATTCCGGTGTGCAAATTCTGGTCTTCCTGGCGGGTCTTCAGTCGGTATCCCCGTCCCTGTATGAGGCGGCGAAGATTGAAGGGGCAACAGGCTATGAAGCCTTCTGGAAAATTACGTTCCCTATGGTAAGTCCGCTCATTCTAACGAACATTGTCTATACGGTTATCGACTCGTATAACTACAACAAGTTAAGCGTGTTGATTAACGAGACCGCCTTCAAGGCGCTGAACTTCAGTCTAAGTGCAGCGATGTCATGGGTGTATTTTATCGTCACATCCATTATCCTGCTCATCTTGATCCGCGCGGTGTCGACCAAAGTGTTCTATCACGACTAG
- a CDS encoding carbohydrate ABC transporter permease, with translation MNKRAAYVRLAREKQPFLKMQNWAWILVRAILIIGLCFVIIYPLFFKISIAFKDRVDMLDPTVLWLPKHFTLDNFKFAANTLHYADTFLNSLLISVMTTVLQVISCSLAAFGFARLKFKGSGILFALAVFTIVVPSQTLMIPTYLNYRFFDLGGIISLFGGGNGINLLDSYWPFILQSAMGMGIKSGLFIFIFRQFFRGIPKELEEASYMDGCGILQTFYRVMLPNAIPAIVTVSLFSFVWMWNDNYYVSLLLTRIKVLSTMLPTMWTATQFEDGLYAYMIKNTGELLFIAPIIVLYVILQRYFVESVERTGIVG, from the coding sequence ATGAACAAGAGAGCAGCGTATGTCCGGTTAGCTCGTGAGAAGCAGCCGTTCCTTAAAATGCAGAACTGGGCTTGGATCCTCGTTCGTGCGATCCTCATCATCGGGCTGTGCTTCGTCATTATTTACCCGCTGTTCTTCAAAATATCAATCGCCTTCAAGGATCGGGTGGATATGCTCGACCCGACGGTTCTCTGGCTGCCGAAACATTTTACGCTCGATAACTTCAAATTTGCGGCGAATACGTTGCATTATGCGGATACGTTTCTCAACTCGCTACTGATCTCGGTGATGACGACCGTACTGCAAGTCATATCGTGTTCACTCGCTGCGTTTGGGTTTGCGAGGCTGAAATTCAAAGGAAGCGGGATTCTATTCGCGCTGGCGGTCTTCACGATTGTCGTGCCGTCCCAGACCCTAATGATCCCGACGTACTTGAACTATCGTTTCTTTGATTTGGGCGGCATAATCAGCTTGTTCGGCGGAGGAAACGGGATTAACCTGTTGGATAGCTATTGGCCGTTCATTCTGCAGTCTGCGATGGGGATGGGGATCAAGAGCGGATTGTTCATTTTCATCTTCCGCCAGTTCTTCCGCGGCATTCCGAAGGAGCTGGAGGAGGCGTCATACATGGATGGATGCGGCATTCTCCAGACCTTTTACCGGGTCATGCTTCCGAACGCGATTCCGGCAATCGTCACCGTCTCCTTGTTCTCCTTCGTCTGGATGTGGAACGACAATTACTACGTGTCCTTGCTCTTAACGCGGATCAAAGTCTTATCGACGATGCTGCCGACGATGTGGACGGCAACGCAGTTCGAAGACGGATTATATGCGTATATGATTAAGAACACGGGCGAATTGCTGTTCATCGCACCGATTATCGTGCTCTATGTGATTCTACAGCGTTATTTCGTGGAGAGTGTGGAGCGCACAGGGATTGTCGGGTAA
- a CDS encoding NAD(P)/FAD-dependent oxidoreductase, with translation MKDTNMLLDVVIVGGGPAGLSAALLLGRSCRQVVVIDAGRARNNVTQASHGYLTRDGVKPSEIKAIALEQMKAYPNVHVAQDTVDQVKHDQGIFHTITRSGRIYSSKKIIFATGMQDHLPPIPGLAEVYGISIFPCPYCDGWERRNEPLAVFGNGENLYHYVQTIYSWSKDLIVITNGPSTITSEERNEMEARQIRIIETEITSLTSQEGKLDQIVFRDGQSIRRKGGFLLDTGPEQATRIPAVLGIPLDEGGAYATTSDYGHTAVDGVYIIGDAKNSFTGVIGAAREGYYIGELINKDLIEKDWNTY, from the coding sequence GTGAAGGATACGAATATGTTACTGGATGTCGTGATTGTCGGGGGCGGGCCTGCCGGACTTAGTGCTGCACTCTTGTTAGGGCGTTCTTGTCGGCAAGTCGTCGTCATTGATGCAGGCAGAGCAAGGAATAACGTGACGCAGGCATCGCATGGTTATCTAACGAGAGACGGGGTGAAGCCGTCTGAGATCAAGGCAATAGCCTTAGAACAAATGAAGGCGTACCCTAACGTACACGTCGCGCAAGATACTGTTGATCAAGTGAAGCATGATCAAGGCATATTTCACACGATAACCCGAAGTGGGCGTATCTACAGCTCCAAAAAAATCATTTTTGCGACAGGGATGCAAGATCATCTCCCGCCGATTCCAGGTTTAGCAGAAGTCTATGGCATTTCCATCTTTCCATGCCCCTATTGCGATGGATGGGAGCGCAGGAATGAACCCTTAGCCGTATTTGGGAATGGAGAGAATCTTTATCACTACGTCCAGACGATATATAGCTGGAGTAAAGACTTGATCGTGATCACGAACGGACCTTCAACCATCACGAGTGAAGAACGAAATGAAATGGAAGCACGCCAGATCAGAATCATTGAGACGGAAATCACGTCTCTTACATCCCAAGAGGGCAAGCTCGATCAGATCGTGTTCCGTGACGGTCAATCGATTCGTCGAAAAGGCGGATTCCTGCTCGATACGGGTCCCGAACAAGCGACACGCATCCCGGCGGTCTTAGGCATCCCTCTAGATGAAGGGGGCGCTTATGCAACAACGAGTGATTACGGTCATACCGCTGTCGACGGTGTCTACATTATCGGGGATGCGAAGAATTCGTTCACGGGTGTCATTGGTGCCGCGCGCGAAGGCTATTACATAGGAGAATTGATCAATAAGGATTTGATTGAGAAAGATTGGAATACGTATTGA
- a CDS encoding helix-turn-helix domain-containing protein, with amino-acid sequence MEPRLLLEELEYICKLMFENYKMPTVYIHASGDVAYELTYPYHDNPFTQHIQELYSQLADPEHPAGFPILRTTSFLGNFFAVRIEHDEQFGTIIVGPSLYQEMRKETLDKLIHDYQLPHKHKQSIVQYYEHAPILNMMDLLNASLMLYFLIYRQKLDIVEVLQQNHELEIGDDTIDNIDLDVSNRRQNNHYHHDPAIERSVFNSVRDGNREALFKSLAALPEEQLGVLSKKSHLRSRKNLSIIGIAIATRAAIEGGLHSEVAFTLSDIYIQHIEELTDLKQLKNTELDAFLELTDRVRACNEQSYSKAVTVCQHYIFNHLHEEISLQKLSELTDLHPSYLSQLFKREVGISLSEYTQRKRVEEAKVLLASSEYSLSDICARLNFYDQSYFSKIFKKYTKVTPKQYRNSKNLPST; translated from the coding sequence ATGGAGCCAAGATTATTACTCGAAGAACTCGAATACATCTGCAAGCTCATGTTCGAGAATTATAAAATGCCAACCGTCTATATCCATGCGTCGGGTGACGTCGCATATGAATTAACTTATCCTTATCATGACAACCCCTTCACCCAGCACATCCAAGAGCTGTATAGTCAACTTGCGGATCCTGAGCATCCTGCGGGGTTTCCGATCCTGCGAACAACGAGCTTCCTTGGGAATTTCTTCGCCGTTCGTATTGAGCACGACGAGCAGTTCGGTACAATCATTGTAGGCCCTTCTCTCTATCAGGAGATGCGCAAGGAGACGCTGGATAAACTGATTCATGATTATCAACTTCCCCATAAGCATAAACAATCGATCGTGCAATATTACGAACATGCGCCCATCTTGAATATGATGGACCTGCTGAATGCAAGCCTAATGCTCTATTTCTTGATCTATCGTCAGAAGCTCGATATCGTCGAAGTGCTGCAGCAGAATCATGAGCTCGAGATCGGCGACGATACGATCGACAATATTGATCTTGACGTCTCGAATCGCCGCCAGAATAACCACTATCATCACGACCCTGCCATCGAACGCAGTGTATTTAATAGTGTGCGAGACGGCAATCGCGAAGCGCTCTTCAAGAGTCTCGCTGCTCTGCCTGAAGAACAGCTCGGCGTTCTATCGAAGAAAAGCCATTTGCGCAGCCGCAAGAATCTCTCCATTATCGGAATCGCGATCGCCACGCGTGCAGCGATTGAAGGAGGACTTCATTCGGAGGTTGCCTTTACCCTGAGCGATATCTACATCCAACATATCGAAGAATTAACAGATTTGAAGCAATTGAAGAACACGGAGCTAGATGCTTTCCTCGAGCTAACCGACCGTGTGCGAGCCTGCAACGAGCAGAGCTATAGCAAAGCGGTAACCGTGTGCCAGCATTATATTTTCAACCATTTGCACGAGGAGATCTCTCTGCAGAAGCTCTCGGAATTGACCGACCTGCATCCGAGCTATCTATCTCAGTTGTTCAAACGCGAAGTCGGCATATCGCTAAGCGAATATACCCAGCGCAAACGCGTCGAAGAAGCCAAGGTACTCCTCGCTTCCAGCGAATATTCGCTCTCGGATATCTGCGCGCGGCTTAACTTCTACGACCAGAGCTACTTCTCGAAAATATTCAAGAAGTATACGAAAGTAACGCCGAAGCAGTATCGCAACAGCAAGAACCTGCCTTCTACCTAA